DNA from Palaemon carinicauda isolate YSFRI2023 chromosome 23, ASM3689809v2, whole genome shotgun sequence:
ATTTTCTACCAACAACAGTATAGGTAATGTTTTGCATCAAAATAATATTGAAGAGGGGAACAATATAAGAACTCTTTGACATTCTCAGTTTAAGTATATAGAAGGGATTGTGAAagttatagaaaataataattcaatagCCACTAGTGGCCAAATACAAAGTTGTCTGTTTTCAATTCTAGTATCTAATGATCAGATTTATAACATCAGCAGCATTTCTGTACACTAcagtctttaacccttttacccccaggctatttggaaatttccaacccttaacccccagggggttatttttttcccagcacattttgcagtatattttttttaaattgctctaacagccttaatttttgtcatagaaaggtcaggttggtcccattctcttggaaaatgcctgaattttctcaaaaaaaattataaaaaatatgaaaaaataaatttttagagcatttttttgcaaggacgtaccagtacgtccatgggggtaaagggatggcttttgtgaaacgtaccagtacgtcctttgggggtaaaagggttaaaaagcatATTAAAGTGGAGTCATAATCTTCAGTCTGATTTCATAAAACCTCTAACAACCATAATTCCTTAAGCTAAGAAGAATAAATCTAATTGCTTTTAAATAGTACTTTCAAAGCATAACACCCACTTTCATATTACATTATGACAGGAACAGGTTACAAATAAATCCCTATTGCTAGTTTTAAATATAAGTGTGTAACTAGACAACTTAGTCAATATTTTCAACTCTTACTGGACTcatcataattactattaaaaaGCATAATAAAGTAATAGGGGAAGTTAAAGATTGATAAAATTTTCTCCTTGATAAGTTTGCCTATTTTCCATTGGGTTTAGAAGTATTTAGATTCTTTAAATCTGGAGAGTTGATCATGAGTGGCTTCTATGGAGTAACCACTTGTTAAATGAATAAGGCCTTGTTGATTTCTTCATCACCATAAAACTAACAGATTATTTGCTTTACCTTTGTATCAGTTTTTTTCATTACGAAAATTATCACTCACTCATCAAATAGGAATACCACAATTACTTGAAAGAATTCCGAGGTCGGATACAGTTTTCTCAAAATTTCTATTGCCTTGAATGTCAACAAATCATTAATTAACTCCGTAATTCGTATTTTGCCTAGCTATACAAACAAGAGCCCTTTAAGGAGTATGTCATCCGTGAAAACTTTAATGGCCATTGAATTGTTAATAAAGGCGAGTGTGGTAGTTTGATGGAAGTGAGAGGGGGGTTACCCATCTGTCTAACTGAATCACATCACTATTAACCTTTGGCCCAAGAACTGATGGGTGGTGGAGGCAGGAAGTTTAACTAGGAAAACCAACAAATTTCTAATAGCAATTAGTATTTTTTCTAACTGTAAAAATATTCTAGAACCTTACCACATTGGATATTAAGAATagattttattgattttgatttgtGTAGCAATGTAATAGCAATCTAacttccccccccacacacaaaaaagaaagaaaggaaaaaaaaatatagatcaaCCCAAATATGGGGCTTGAAACCCTAATAAAGGACACAGCCATTATCTATTTCATTTTTGCAGTAGTTAATTTCTCCCAGTCTGGCAATTGGAAATTTCTATTGGTGACCAATCTTAAAAGTTTATTCAGGGATACTAAGGGTTCAGAGTGTTAGTCTGGGTTGATTGTCAAGCTAAATTACAGTAGCCAGTTAACCAACAGATTTGGTCTGATTCATACAGGCTAACAATCTGGCAATTTGTTTACTACTATATTGGAGCAATATATCAATTATTCTTAATCACTTACATACTATAAGATAATCCTTCAAACTTTCACATTCACTCTTCTACTTCAGAAATTTTACTTCATACTTACCATCTGTCATCCATCAATGAATCATCACTCTTGAATGCTTACTAAATGAATTTTCACTTTGATTCATTGTTTCCACCTTAAGTAGCTAAGGAAGAATGACATTTTTTAAACCATATATGATGGAAAATTTGAAAAATGCTTACCTGCCCTTTCTCATCGACATTTGGATGGTAAATTTTAGTTTTAAAGTTTATCTTAGGAGGCTTGAAAGGATATTCTGCTGGAAAATTAACTTCAATGCGAAACGCTCCTTTATTGTACGGTGGATTTTCCTGAAATATACCATAGAATACATGAGAAACTTATCTGCCTTAATCAGTACTGcacattcaataaaaatatatgaaaatctacCCTCTATATGAATACAGTAGTGTAATGCTACTTACCGGAACAATAAGGCCTTGCCATGTTAATATATTACTCTCATCCACTTGTATATCACGAAAGGACTTAATCCCGGACTTTCGGATGTCTGCCAATTCCTGTAAACAGTTTAAAAATATAGTAATAACACTTAAATACGGTACGACAACATTAACAGTCTTCTCCCATGGTATCATACTGTTCTGAATAAGGTGGGAACAATAATATAAACTCTTTATGAACTACAGAATGTCTCTTAAGAAACTGTACAGATTTAGAAAGTTGTACAGTATACATACTAACAGAACACGAGTATAATCTTAAGTGTCTGAAATTCATATCTGTATCCCTGATAATCTTTTCCTGTTAAGTTATTCATCTGCTAAACCCTGAGTTATAGGAAGTGTTACCATTCCAGTTTTTTCTCTAGACTGAGGTTCTTGTATATGGCATATGACCCATGAACTTGAGCTTTAGTTCTTTGCAATAAATTCAACATGATGTCTCACCAAggaaaatgcatatatatttttaaaaagtttcTAAGGGAACAGTGTTTCATTATAAATTAATTACAGTATCTCAGGTATGGCTAGTGCTGAACATTAACAAGTTTGcgtaaacatacaaaaatatattctgACCTTGAAGGCTCAAATATTAGTTTTGTGCTTCATATACAGTACTGGAAAATCAGATAGCCTAAGTGGTGTTACATGGTTAAAACCATAATGcaaatttgagaaaataaaatgCTTCATTTACAACAAAAGTTTTCATATATGTGTAAGCTCTAGAAATAATTAGCCAAATAAGGaagtaaattattcaaaatttaaaataaaatgccACATATCCTCAAACCAGGAAATGGCATGATCCTAACAACCACAGcctcacttaacccttttacccccaggctttggaaatttccaacccttaacccccaaggagtTATTTTTTCTCCAGCACATTTTGaagtatattattttttaaattgctctaacagccttaatttttgtcatagagagatcaggttggtctcattctcttggaaaatgcctgaattttctcaaaaaattctcaaaaatatgaaaaaaatattttttatagcatttttttgaaggacgtaccggtacgtccatgggggtaaagggatgagttttgtgaaacgtaccagtacgtcccttggGGGTAAATGGGTTATAGAGCTACATGGGCAAATCTCAAATTGTCTGAGGTAGACTGGGAGTATCTCTTTAGAAGAGAAGGTAATTGTGTAGCCATAGAAAATACTGCGAAAGTGTATAAGTTTCAGATTGGCAACTTAAAAGGAGAATGAAAATGGCTACCAGATCCAATAGTACAGAAAATAAAATGGGGCATTAATGTCCGAAGACAATAAGAAACTTTTACATAAAGCattcatgttaataataatttctgtCGATAAGATAAGAGGTTCAAAATACTGTAATATGTTTGAAGGTCTATGTTAAATTAAGTCGGTTCCAGTCTCGGGAggctttgtatatcagcggtcagttcctcTCGCATTGATTAAAAATCAAATAGGctatttaaccggtcccggtaaaatagacaaacctacttttaagcttatttaaccggtcccggtagaatagacaaacctacttttaagcttattttgccggtccggtaaaatagacaaacatgcAGAATCTACCAGTGATTGACATGCCAATTGACCATAATTTCAGCATCACTGAATGCACAAAACAAGATGATTTGCCAGATATACAGAATTCTGACTTAATACCAACAGGTACAGAATTATCTGCAGCCGATGGTGAAACAGAACCACCCACTTTTACTGAGAACAGTGCAGTTCCAGAACCTGCTAATCCTAAACTAGACCGTGTCACTTTGCCTCCAAATGCCAAGAAAAGGGGTAGACCCAAATGGTCAAACAATAATGTTCTGGGACTTCCAAAGAAAAAGTCAAGACTTGATAAGCCAACTCCATTCATCAAAAAATCATCTAATGACAGGGATCTACAGGTACTCGGCTACTTTGTAAGTGATAAAGATGCCATCCGTGGAGATGTTCTCTCTGAAAATGCGGTAGAACAAAACCCTTCTTCAATTCCAACAGCATGTCAGGATGAAAATGTTTCAATCCCTAAAATCCGCCGATATTTTGATTCAGCAAGATGGATTCTGTGGTCTGTGACTGTTGTCTTCAGTGGGTGCACCTTAAGTGTATTGGTAAAAGAACGCTCCCGAAAGGAAAGTTTTGGATTTGCAATTATTGTTGTGCCTAAAAATTCTAAGACagctgtatttattttaataattgattaaaataatcgttttaatgattttttaatttgtaGTGAACAGGAttcaaaattgtctttaaaattacagtatataaataaatttgtttcaagtgttgtaattttttagttggtattattacagtttcatccattatgggaaatctattataataatatatttcccgagtaaagcaagtcttttgtagtatttctgtaaaatattatctgtcgcaaatgcctagttctttatatatcgacgatcaaactcacgctactcatgtcttcctcccagatttttttaaagtctgttgttattgttgactgtgtcttgtatttgcttaaatgagccctgtaaccactataatccactgacaaactagtccactatgaagtcttacacgtttggccaatcacagcgcctgtccactatgacgtcatacatgtttggccaatcacagcgcgacaatacattttcttcccaggcatttcatttcgttcttagacatagagaccatagaaagcacgtaatctcatgttgcacaagaagttgaaattccatcttcttgtcctgactgtttcctaacttacaatgaatttgttgaaaaactagtgcatttgtgccagagacacaatttaattttacaaaataaaaattgtcctgcatgtcagggaaccttcgcaacggcttcacgttttcctcaaagcagcagcacatctttatgaaccaacagtttaaggtaagcttcattaatttatagagtatattataatggtgatagtataaagatgtatgcagcagtaccatccctttggatttggtttgatggaggtgttaggtagtggctgtaagggggggtggcctcgcaggggtaggcctaggtaggggtacagggccctaggttaggtggttgtattaggttcggtagtgtcccaagattcactgtggccttaagggggggtcgcagggggtaggcctaggtaggggtacagagcccctaggctaggttaggtgggtttattaggttcagtagtgccctgaaaatcactgtggccttaagggggggacgaagggggggtcgcagggggggcggagccccccccccggtagggctagataggggtatagggggaggggtggtggaaagataagtattcatttattgcaaatatcatttgacgccccccccccccacacccaaaaccccggttcccacctggtgtcccccataattgttgggatgaagtagggtctttctgcattctggaacaacttgttgttttaactccaattacatagtaaatctctaaatcggatggtttgcgatcaaaataaacgttaaattcgttgaaactacactatttctgatgcaacaaatatatttttattccagtttccccataatggatgaaactgtaaatttacctttTAGTTTTATTGCCATTATCTATGATATTTACCGGCTGAATAAGCTTAAAAGCAGGTTTggctattttaccgggaccggcaaaataagcttgaaagtaggtttgtctattttaccgggaccggctaaaTAGACTCTTCCATTAAAAATAGACATCAATTAACGTAAActttcctccctaacctaacctacaagccgtgtcattacctacttacctaactgggTGTTAACGCcctcccccttacactgctgtattctaagttagacataatacatacaggtggccactttCGTACATACAACCCCAGTCTCGTAACTAATAACGCATTATATCATAACACCTGCAAGGGATTGAGTTCAGCTTGACAATTGTAGGATAATTTTGACCATTTTCAAAAATAAGTCTTAATCTTTCAAATTTGTACATAACCGGGTGGTTTAGAAGACACTGGACATTTTTTACTCTATACACGACTTCGATAAAATTGAAAGTAAGGGAGATAAGCTTGTCTCTCGATCTACAAACACCTACCTTGAATTAACCTTTCTACCTTGACCTGTAATTTAACAAAGGTATTTAGGAACAATATCAAGACCCAGAGGCTGTCACGGTGATAAATATATCCAGGTACTACCTATCATCTAATGGGGTAACTGAACTATGGTAGTCTACATAGGCAATTTATCAAACGGCAGTTTACCATAGGTGGGGTTAAAGTACCTTTCCATTAATTGTTAAATGTCAGGATTAGGAGTTAATTGCATTTACAGAAAATAAGTAAACTCAAACACGGTATTCTGAAACGGTATTTGGATCCCGGCATTCAATTCCAATCAGTCGTGCATCGAATTCCGAGGAATTAAATGCACCGAAATGGGGGAGAGAAGCCAAACATTTCCCTGCGACCTGATTCCCCAAGTTGTCACGTGAGGTAATGACTGTTCTCTTACAACTAAGCGTAAAGAATTGCTTTCCTAATGACAACATCACTTTTTAATAGCTTCCAAAGTTAATAGCAAGGACCATGTAGGAAAACTTTCACTGCGGGAGTTAATAATAGAGCAGGGTTTACCTTCTGCAGCCGCCTTGTTGCCGCCATACTTGTTTCTATAGCTTCTGTAATATTGCCAGATGCAAAAACAGCTAATCCTTCCTTTGCTTTATCTTCCAATATAGAAGAATATTTACATTACTTTAATTTAGAAATTGTCAAAATTATGTAACAcgtagttacaatatatatatttacttaaattgGATAACGATTGCGCAACGTTATTTATGATAAGGGCTTGTCGTAAatatgtattttccttttttttttaatggcagttATTTTCAATTGCCATCTCACCCGAAAGTAGATTTTTCCCTACGTCAAAATCTCTTACGTCAAAATCTCTTTTATAACTATCATGTTTCACTTTATAAATAATTTGCAATTCTTTTCCGTGTTCGTGTTGGCAACACTGCAGAAATGATGATAAGGCGAACCTTCACACCGGTTAAtgacattttgaaatatattgtaTTGTCAATAACATTATTGACAACAAATGTGCTTGCTTGTAAATGCATCCTGGGTCAGCAGTTATACAAAATGTTGGCTTAATTGGTCATCTCCTTTGTGCGTTTAGGAATGAAGTTAGTTCCTCAAATCATAATTCGgtttgtttattcctttttttatttgtttgttttatcaCGTGACACAGGATCTGTTTTTATGGCcaggtccagatatatatatatatatatatatatatatatatatatatatatatatatatatatatatatatatatatatatataaactagatttATAACAAATGTTAGCGAGAAGAAACAATTCCTAATAAATGTATGTACTTAATAACGGTGAACTaaatatatgtctgtctgtctgcctgtctgaaataataccatatatatatatatatatatatatatatatatatatatatatatatatatatatatatatatatatatatatatatatatatatatatatatatactgtatatataatgtgcacaCCGGCACACACGATCTCCCATTTGCCTGTTTTCCACAATTCTGCTCTTTTGCGGGAATGTTAAACTGACCTGATGATGGTGACCTGcttgttatttccttttctttatgaaacaTCAGAACTGCTTGTTCTGATCCCTATTTAAGTGTAGCTTACTTACTTAATCCAACGGCACCCACAGGATGCATTGGGCCTCAGTAATTCACACCATATGTTTATTTCCTTTGTCATCTCTCGAGTTCCACGGAGAATtgtcagatccaacctcccttagcattgtcatcagccacattTTAGGTCTAGCACACCCTCACCTGCCCAGCGACGTCCAATCAGATACATCCTGGATTAACTTACCTTTCCTTATTAAAATACGCCCtgtccatctccatcttgataatttGGAAACCCTGCCACTTCACAAATGCCATTTGAATCCCAcaatccttctcaatgctttattctTAAAGACAAGAAATTTGGTATCAGTTTTTATAGTGATGTACCACGAGTGGTGCTCATAAGTTAATATCaatcttacaagtgaaatgtagATTTTGATTTTGCTATGAAATGATATTCGATTTGACCTCCAGACTTTTTAGCTTACCCATTTCTTGTTATTCCCTCCCTATTCTCTCtttgaattctgtaactagtgatctataaataaacgatatgggaaTTAATgaacgattagaaaaaaaaaattaaaacagtaacattaaaacagatattttatatataaactattaaaagacttatgtcagcctgttcaatataaaaacatttgctgcaagtttgaacttttcatcaCCAATCCAGCCTTTCTCCCCTccagtactaacctatcaatcatttcctgcatttcagCAACTGTAGAGGCACTTAGAAATATATCTACTTAATCAAGGccatttgttagttcctttagtgtctgtaaccttatcatccttgtgagctaaggatgggaggtttaggggagcttataggtctacctgccgagtcatcagtagtcatagcctgatcctagcttgagtggagagggggcttagacgctgatATGTACagcttatatggtcagtctcagtgtcccttgcctctgccattcatgagcggcctttaaacctttatacataATCTCTGGTCACCTTTTCATTGAATGCAATACTCATTCCTTGCAATAACTTGTTCATTACATAATCAATCACCAAAATAAACAGTAGAGGGGACTGTATTCCACCTTGTAGCACTCCAGTCTTGATTTGAAATGTATTTTAAGACTACCATCAACTACTACCCAACAAAAAGGTCCACTATGCATAGTAATTATGATGTTTACAATCTTTTCAGGTATCCCATAATGCCTCAGAATTTTTTTCCAACATACTACGTGGaatactatcaaatgctttttccaaATTCATATAGCACAAAACAAGAGGTGATTTTAGTTCGTTACACTGTTGAGCTTTATCTCGTGGAATAAAAATTTGATCGTCACATCCTCTACCCATTCTGAAACCTGCTtgctctttttgaaatattttatctattataGGTTTTATTCTATTCAATATTAACTTGGAAAAAACCTTCATACCTACTGGTGCCACTATGATCCCTCGCCAATTCCCAGTTTCTCAAATCTCCCTTCTTGGGTACTCTAACAATAATCCCTTTCTTTTTCCATTCATCAGGCGTGACTTCATCTCGCCACATGACTGAATAATTCATTGAACACAATGGTGTTTGAATCTCATCAGCCTTCAACATTTCAGGTGCAATACCATCCATTCCTGGTGACTTACAGTTTTTCAGTTGTTTTGTTTGATTGCCAAAATGACCTGTCAATCTAATGTCAGGAAGATCATGTTTGGCCTCAAGAATGTCTTTCTCATTTGGTAGAGGTAGACTATTTAGTgtctattaaaaattttctttccatC
Protein-coding regions in this window:
- the LOC137617224 gene encoding ubiquitin-conjugating enzyme E2 L3 is translated as MAATRRLQKELADIRKSGIKSFRDIQVDESNILTWQGLIVPENPPYNKGAFRIEVNFPAEYPFKPPKINFKTKIYHPNVDEKGQVCLPIISAENWKPATKTDQVIEALINLVNDPEPEHPLRADLAEDYTKDRKKFMKNAEEFTKKNSEKRPAD